In a genomic window of Acetonema longum DSM 6540:
- a CDS encoding ABC transporter substrate-binding protein, with protein sequence MRMHQNKKTVLPFFIFLIALSMIAAGCSSVSKESPAAAKEVKIGTIFPMTGAAAVTGVDLMNGIQLAAEIINGDYPDLDLPLAKGTGLPNLGGAKLVIVSGDHQGSAEKGMSEAERLITQEKVVALMGSYHSAVTATASQVAERNGIPFLNDSSTSPSLVQRNFKWFFRTTPDDDMFADNFFQFMNDLKEKKLLSEAKLGIIYENTLWGSDVGKAENRFAGQYGYTVATDMAYPAKSTNVTSEVQKLKASGSNILLQASYASDAILYMKAYKELDYNPDAILAMDAGFIDTEFLKALGKDGEYIFSREVWALDLAKNKPIVEKVNALYKQKYGVNMNGNTARAFTGVMVLADAINRAGSTDPAAIKKALEETNIPANQLIMPWKGVKFDPATHQNILGSGIIVQIQNGEYVTVWPWNLASEDIVWPMPKWSERK encoded by the coding sequence ATGCGTATGCATCAGAACAAAAAAACTGTACTGCCATTTTTCATCTTTTTGATTGCTCTATCCATGATCGCCGCCGGCTGCAGCTCGGTTTCCAAAGAATCACCCGCGGCAGCCAAAGAAGTCAAAATCGGCACTATTTTCCCGATGACCGGCGCCGCCGCCGTAACCGGCGTAGACCTGATGAACGGGATTCAGTTGGCTGCCGAAATCATCAATGGCGATTATCCTGATCTTGATTTGCCCCTGGCCAAAGGAACAGGACTGCCTAACCTGGGCGGAGCCAAACTGGTCATTGTTTCCGGTGATCATCAGGGATCGGCGGAAAAAGGCATGAGTGAAGCCGAGCGGCTGATTACTCAGGAAAAAGTCGTGGCTCTGATGGGGTCCTATCACAGCGCTGTGACGGCTACGGCCAGTCAGGTAGCCGAGCGCAATGGCATACCCTTTTTGAATGATTCTTCTACCTCGCCGTCTTTGGTCCAGCGGAATTTTAAATGGTTTTTCCGCACCACCCCTGATGACGATATGTTTGCCGATAACTTTTTTCAATTTATGAATGACCTGAAAGAAAAGAAACTGTTAAGCGAAGCCAAACTGGGTATCATTTATGAAAATACGCTGTGGGGCAGCGACGTAGGCAAGGCTGAGAACCGTTTCGCCGGGCAATATGGTTATACCGTGGCCACCGACATGGCCTATCCGGCCAAAAGCACGAATGTGACCAGTGAAGTGCAGAAACTGAAAGCCAGCGGCTCCAATATCCTGCTGCAGGCTTCCTATGCTTCCGATGCAATTCTCTATATGAAGGCATACAAAGAACTGGATTACAATCCGGATGCTATTCTGGCTATGGATGCCGGTTTTATCGACACTGAGTTCCTCAAAGCACTGGGCAAAGACGGCGAATACATTTTCAGCCGTGAAGTCTGGGCCCTGGACCTGGCCAAGAACAAACCGATCGTTGAAAAGGTGAATGCTCTCTACAAGCAAAAATACGGGGTCAATATGAATGGCAATACCGCCCGGGCCTTTACCGGCGTTATGGTGCTGGCGGATGCCATCAACCGCGCCGGATCTACAGACCCTGCCGCCATTAAAAAAGCGCTGGAAGAAACCAATATTCCGGCCAATCAGCTGATCATGCCCTGGAAAGGCGTGAAATTTGATCCGGCCACCCACCAAAATATTCTGGGGTCCGGCATCATCGTTCAGATCCAAAACGGCGAATATGTCACGGTGTGGCCCTGGAACCTGGCTTCCGAGGATATTGTCTGGCCGATGCCTAAATGGAGCGAACGCAAATAA
- a CDS encoding branched-chain amino acid ABC transporter permease produces the protein MLEGVLLQTVASGLLWGCIYALIALGLTIIYGVMNIVNFAHGDFFMISMFLAYAFSLVLGLTPLASLPLVTACLFVVGVVSYKGLIKPVLNAPPLAQIFATFGLMIFLRGLAQFIFGADYRTISNVAASGRIDLGGIFVAIPQLIAAAGAVVMFVTVYLFITKTRTGWALMAVAENKQAAALMGIDGDKMFALAWGLGAACVGVAGSLLANFYYVFPEVGAVFGFLAFVTVALGGFGSISGAFFAGLIIGLTEALAGILIDPSLKYVVVFMIYLLVMLFRPRGLLGNA, from the coding sequence ATGTTAGAGGGAGTCTTGCTGCAAACCGTAGCGAGCGGCCTGTTGTGGGGGTGCATTTACGCACTGATCGCTCTGGGTCTGACCATCATTTATGGTGTGATGAATATTGTCAATTTTGCTCATGGTGATTTTTTCATGATCAGTATGTTTCTGGCTTATGCATTCAGCCTGGTGCTGGGGCTTACGCCTCTGGCCTCACTGCCTCTGGTTACCGCCTGCCTGTTTGTGGTGGGGGTAGTCAGCTACAAAGGCTTGATCAAGCCGGTATTGAACGCGCCGCCTTTGGCGCAGATTTTTGCCACCTTTGGCCTGATGATCTTTCTCCGCGGCCTGGCTCAGTTTATTTTCGGTGCTGACTATCGCACCATTAGCAATGTGGCGGCCAGCGGCCGGATCGATTTAGGCGGAATTTTTGTCGCCATACCACAGTTGATTGCCGCTGCCGGCGCAGTTGTCATGTTTGTGACGGTTTATCTCTTTATCACCAAAACCCGTACCGGCTGGGCTCTGATGGCGGTGGCAGAAAATAAACAGGCCGCCGCTCTGATGGGAATTGACGGTGACAAAATGTTCGCCCTGGCCTGGGGTTTGGGCGCGGCCTGCGTGGGAGTGGCCGGCTCGCTGCTGGCCAATTTCTACTATGTATTTCCTGAAGTCGGCGCCGTGTTTGGCTTTCTGGCCTTCGTGACGGTGGCGCTGGGGGGGTTCGGCAGCATTTCCGGAGCCTTCTTCGCCGGCCTGATTATCGGCTTGACCGAAGCCCTGGCCGGCATACTGATCGATCCTTCCCTGAAATACGTGGTGGTGTTTATGATCTATTTACTGGTCATGCTGTTTAGGCCCAGGGGACTCCTGGGCAATGCATAA
- a CDS encoding branched-chain amino acid ABC transporter permease, which produces MKEHKYHIIAAAVFGTLLLFPQVINQSFYLHLMILVFLYALLGGAWNMIGGYAGQASLGHAVYFAIGAYTSTMMTLEFGINPWIGMLTGAVLAVLVSAALGYPCFRIKGHYFVIATIALGEIAFVLFTNWEWVGGAVGKHLPILSTNFIDFQFAGKMPYYYVALTLLTLQVAFTYFMEKSHFEYYFQAIRKDEDTARSLGINITRYKMFAMAFSALFMAFGGTFYAQYLLYIDPESVLPMMLSIQVCLIAILGGIGTVFGPVLGAFIMIPLAEFSRAWFGGSGSALDLVMYGLLIMVFAVMKPSGLMGFITGK; this is translated from the coding sequence ATGAAAGAGCATAAATATCATATTATTGCCGCCGCCGTTTTTGGCACCCTGCTTCTCTTCCCCCAGGTGATTAATCAGTCCTTTTACCTGCATCTGATGATCCTGGTTTTTCTCTACGCTCTGCTGGGAGGGGCCTGGAATATGATCGGCGGTTACGCCGGTCAGGCCTCTTTGGGGCATGCAGTGTACTTTGCCATTGGCGCCTATACCTCTACCATGATGACGCTGGAGTTTGGCATTAATCCCTGGATCGGGATGCTGACCGGCGCAGTGCTGGCGGTATTGGTGTCGGCGGCGCTGGGGTATCCCTGCTTTCGCATCAAAGGCCACTATTTCGTTATTGCCACCATTGCCCTGGGTGAGATTGCCTTTGTGCTCTTTACCAACTGGGAATGGGTTGGCGGCGCGGTAGGCAAGCACCTGCCGATTCTGTCCACCAATTTCATTGATTTTCAGTTTGCCGGCAAAATGCCCTATTATTATGTGGCACTGACACTTTTGACTCTGCAGGTGGCTTTTACTTACTTTATGGAAAAAAGCCATTTTGAATATTATTTCCAGGCAATCCGGAAAGATGAAGATACCGCCCGCAGCCTGGGGATTAACATTACCCGCTATAAAATGTTCGCCATGGCTTTCAGCGCTCTTTTTATGGCTTTCGGCGGCACCTTTTACGCTCAATACCTGCTGTATATCGACCCGGAAAGCGTGCTGCCGATGATGTTGTCCATCCAGGTCTGCCTAATCGCTATACTGGGCGGCATTGGCACTGTATTCGGCCCGGTGCTGGGCGCTTTTATCATGATTCCCCTGGCTGAATTCAGCCGCGCCTGGTTTGGCGGCAGCGGCAGCGCCCTGGATCTGGTGATGTACGGATTGTTGATCATGGTGTTTGCGGTAATGAAGCCCAGCGGCCTGATGGGCTTTATTACCGGGAAATAG
- a CDS encoding ABC transporter ATP-binding protein, whose protein sequence is MNFFQVENLTKKFGGLTANSDVSVNVEKGRIVGIIGPNGAGKSTFFGTVSGFYKPDGGRILFEGKDISGRPPEDTCRLGIARTFQIVRPLSSLSVLDNILVGAFLRDKNKKKAVARAEEVLELSGLKELRRQPAASLTIADKKRLELARALATRPKLLLLDEVMAGLTPKETQDAVELIKSINKRGITLFVVEHVMEVIMPISDKVIVLDGGRKIAEGLPEAVANDPEVIKAYLGERYYAAGS, encoded by the coding sequence ATGAATTTTTTTCAAGTGGAAAATTTAACAAAAAAATTTGGCGGTCTCACTGCCAACAGCGATGTCAGCGTGAATGTGGAAAAGGGCCGGATCGTGGGCATTATCGGCCCCAATGGAGCCGGCAAGAGCACCTTTTTTGGCACGGTATCCGGCTTTTATAAGCCGGATGGCGGCCGTATCCTGTTTGAAGGAAAGGACATCAGCGGCCGCCCGCCGGAAGACACCTGCCGGCTTGGTATTGCCCGGACCTTTCAAATCGTACGGCCACTTAGTTCCTTGTCGGTTCTGGATAATATCCTGGTAGGCGCTTTTCTGCGGGATAAAAACAAGAAGAAGGCGGTGGCGCGGGCCGAAGAGGTATTGGAATTAAGCGGCCTCAAGGAATTGCGCCGTCAGCCGGCTGCTTCCCTGACCATCGCCGACAAGAAGAGGCTGGAATTGGCCCGGGCTCTGGCTACCCGGCCCAAGCTGCTGTTATTGGATGAAGTGATGGCCGGCCTGACGCCCAAGGAGACCCAGGATGCGGTAGAATTGATTAAAAGCATCAATAAGCGGGGTATCACCTTGTTCGTGGTGGAACATGTCATGGAAGTGATCATGCCCATCTCCGATAAAGTCATCGTGCTGGACGGGGGCCGCAAAATCGCGGAAGGTCTGCCCGAGGCAGTGGCCAATGATCCGGAAGTGATAAAAGCCTATTTGGGGGAGAGGTATTATGCTGCAGGTAGTTGA